The DNA sequence CTCCAGTGTTCCAGCATGTTTATCTTTCTCCCGAGGCGATAAGGCCTAAAGTTGGAGACAATCGAGAGGCTGATGTAATTGACATAACACAGCCATCTCAGCAGGTGTCACAGGCCCCGACACATGCATCTGTATTTACAGCAGGCTCGTCTTCCTGGGCTGAGAAAATGGATATCCGTCGCCCTGTTGAAGAGAAATGGGATATAAATAAGAGACTAAAGTGGGAGAGTATGGACGCTATTAAGAGGGATTGGGGATGGGGTGGTTTGCCCGGGAGTGGTCCTATTAAACACGATCTTAAGTTGACCTTGGACACAAGTGTTATGCAGAGTTTGGAACCCAAAGGATGGCTAGATGATAGGATCATATATGCCTACATGGTATAATCTTTGACCTTCTTTCATTTATGTTCTTCTTTTTGTTTCATTTATCGTATAACATATTTCTTGCAGTGGTTGTTGTGTGATCGTGAGGAGGCCATAGATGCCGCGGGGGTGTATCCGAGGATGCCTTTATACAACTTCATGGATCCACTTTTTATGGAGTTGGCGGAAAAAGTGGACTAGTCACGTCCCTATTCTGCGAGGACCATGCATTTCTTTGTTAATTGGGCGAGTTGTGGGGTAGGTCCACCAATTAACCAGGTGGACTACATATTTCTTCCCGCGAGCGTGAATCAGAACCATTGGATTTTCATGGTATTTTCTGTGAAGAAATGGGGCGTGATGGTACTTGATCCTATGAACTACAACGCTCAATATCCCGAAGAGGAAGGGTGCGTGGTAATAGTTCCTCGACGACACCTTATATTGTAATTTCTAAATCTTTCCTTATTGCTTTCGTGAACTTATGTTATTTTTTGTTATGTGTTAGGTTGAAGTTGTTGGAGGAATGCTTCGTTATGTTGGCAAGAATAGAAATGTCCCAGATGAAGAGcctttagttcatgtttgggaTGCAATACCTAAACAAGATAATTACTCAGATTGCGGTGTGTACGTGTGCAAATATATGGACTACACCTTGCAGGGATATAACCTGGCTAAAGTGCGTTGGGATGCCTCAGACGTGGTGATCTTTCGCTATAGGATTGCGAAGGAGCTTCAAAGAGGGATAGCTAAACCCATACCGACACATCGCATGAGGCAAAGGATGAAGAGGGTAGCCGGAAAGAGTAGTAGTTAGGTCATTCGTCTAGTTTTGTAGTTTAGTTGAACTTGTGACTTAATCTTATGCTTGTGTAGTGTAGTTGAACTTGTTTCGTTACATTTGAACATCATTGCATCCCCTTTATTTGGTTTAATGACAATTGACACTTGTTTCGTTTATATCGGTCGTTTATCGACCGTGTCCCTTTCCCGTCCCCTTTTTAGTTTTTTG is a window from the Apium graveolens cultivar Ventura chromosome 1, ASM990537v1, whole genome shotgun sequence genome containing:
- the LOC141720270 gene encoding uncharacterized protein LOC141720270 yields the protein MDSSIPPEYEQEFGRIAPMFLEPYCRFMQDVRGPAYMAPVFQHVYLSPEAIRPKVGDNREADVIDITQPSQQVSQAPTHASVFTAGSSSWAEKMDIRRPVEEKWDINKRLKWESMDAIKRDWGWGGLPGSGPIKHDLKLTLDTSVMQSLEPKGWLDDRIIYAYMWLLCDREEAIDAAGVYPRMPLYNFMDPLFMELAEKVD